The following coding sequences lie in one Timaviella obliquedivisa GSE-PSE-MK23-08B genomic window:
- a CDS encoding paraslipin encodes MGSLVWTFAAILTILGATVGSTRRINEGNEALVERLGRYHRKLKPGLNFGIIPFIDEVVTEGSVKERILDIPPNDATTQDNIRVKVDAVIFWKILELQQAYYEIQDIEDAISNLVVTTLRSVIGMMDLQETNSSRNKIIRELAANLDEATEPWGVKITRVEIQDIEAPESIKLALEKERSAKSERIALETQAAGKKKAAMEEAEAIAGSVQRIAEALRNNPDSQHILQYLVAQNYVDASLKLGESNNSKIVFMDPKALTEGITELIQSEGSSGRNTLEGGHSGNGN; translated from the coding sequence ATGGGTTCACTTGTTTGGACATTTGCTGCCATTTTGACCATTCTGGGAGCAACAGTTGGGTCAACTAGACGAATTAATGAAGGCAACGAGGCTTTAGTAGAGCGTTTGGGGCGGTATCACCGCAAGCTTAAGCCAGGGCTTAACTTTGGGATTATTCCATTTATTGATGAAGTGGTTACAGAAGGCTCAGTTAAAGAGCGCATCCTTGACATTCCTCCCAACGATGCCACCACCCAAGACAATATTCGAGTCAAAGTGGATGCGGTTATTTTTTGGAAGATTCTAGAATTGCAGCAGGCTTACTACGAAATTCAAGACATTGAAGACGCGATTAGTAATTTAGTCGTGACGACATTGCGGTCTGTCATCGGCATGATGGATCTACAAGAAACGAATTCTTCTAGAAACAAAATTATCCGGGAGCTAGCAGCAAACCTGGATGAAGCCACTGAACCTTGGGGCGTAAAAATTACTCGGGTCGAAATTCAAGATATTGAAGCTCCTGAAAGTATCAAGCTGGCGTTGGAAAAAGAACGATCGGCAAAAAGTGAGCGCATTGCCCTAGAGACGCAAGCCGCCGGAAAGAAAAAAGCCGCCATGGAGGAAGCTGAGGCGATCGCCGGATCAGTTCAACGCATTGCCGAAGCCCTTCGTAACAACCCCGATAGCCAGCACATCCTCCAGTACCTTGTTGCCCAAAATTACGTTGATGCCAGCCTCAAGTTAGGCGAAAGCAACAACTCTAAAATTGTTTTCATGGATCCTAAAGCCTTGACTGAAGGCATAACAGAACTCATTCAATCTGAAGGTAGTTCGGGGCGGAATACGTTAGAAGGCGGTCATAGTGGAAATGGTAACTAG
- a CDS encoding NfeD family protein — protein MANADLIQFLSEQRAYAWLLTGLLLLGASMVAGEPVVASLGIAAVITAIAAITVKSIAIELLLWGILSVCLIIVLRGMVPKQSLDLSPDAEATVSEVITKGGIGLVMYEGSLWKARCQISDIVITPGEVVQVVARQGLTLIVMPTRFLEEPSDR, from the coding sequence GTGGCTAATGCAGATTTAATACAATTTTTATCAGAGCAGCGGGCATACGCCTGGTTGCTGACAGGGTTACTACTTTTAGGCGCAAGCATGGTTGCAGGAGAACCCGTAGTTGCCTCTCTAGGCATTGCGGCAGTCATCACGGCGATCGCTGCTATCACAGTCAAGTCGATCGCCATTGAACTACTACTTTGGGGCATTTTATCGGTTTGTCTGATCATTGTTCTGCGAGGCATGGTTCCCAAGCAGTCCCTCGACCTGTCGCCCGATGCAGAAGCCACGGTTTCAGAAGTTATTACCAAAGGCGGTATTGGGCTAGTGATGTACGAAGGTTCGCTTTGGAAAGCCCGCTGCCAAATTTCAGATATTGTCATTACGCCTGGAGAAGTGGTGCAGGTCGTGGCGCGGCAAGGCTTGACCTTAATTGTCATGCCCACCCGCTTTTTAGAAGAACCCAGCGATCGCTAA
- a CDS encoding alpha/beta hydrolase — protein sequence MNVPSPNSYAHPFQTLGRCYPQVTGIKKFIRGLACGVALTLGISAPGQAAEYIAVQLGPLQQSVAIADLQRFALTGEVPASLQLLTPLLTADVQQALSTRLQLDPNVGDKLVEDLLHSSAGERFINTLQVAIPDSNPAQLQQALTLAAKQPDQMSLLGFLESFPAKTVTIDASSVITLASQMNLPYWQSQTLSSIVDRDLTVKGKPLPTDLDPTQPGKSWVQHQTIAMRDYTRDRTVPVDIYWGSETQGPLIILSHGFGADRRFLTYLAEHLASHGLTVAALEHPGSSVAWLTSSDMGQSTAKGNNLLPATEFVDRPKDVSFVLDRLSQLDQFSAHLRGKFNTEEVTLIGHSLGGYTALALAGAKLNLKRLRAFCDDPNPVVFSPADLLQCNAADLPDPPLNLQDNRIKQAITLNPVIGRLFDETGLAQVQIPTLMLASTDDGITPAVSQQFLPFTQLQTSKYLLTAIGGTHLSAGDPTNLNQSLTQSIFIRERSAEATEPLRNLLKGVSLAFIKQRTPQAKEYVPFLKPTYAQSFSTETLKLRLNADLPPNFSNWLRVAALPMEKLVASTLPSRQTEQCTENLECLLNHSLPLVMFILPGDFPLMGHPFRQFRRQRKKTTPKKSGRNDT from the coding sequence GTGAATGTTCCTTCCCCTAACTCCTACGCCCACCCTTTCCAAACTCTCGGACGGTGTTATCCGCAGGTTACCGGAATTAAAAAATTCATTCGAGGGCTGGCGTGCGGGGTTGCGCTTACCTTAGGAATTTCAGCACCGGGGCAAGCTGCGGAATATATTGCAGTACAGTTAGGGCCTTTGCAGCAGTCAGTGGCGATCGCTGATTTACAAAGATTTGCCTTGACTGGGGAAGTTCCTGCCTCTCTCCAGTTGCTAACGCCCCTGCTAACTGCCGATGTGCAACAAGCCCTCAGCACGCGCCTTCAGCTTGACCCTAACGTGGGCGACAAACTGGTTGAAGATCTGTTGCATTCATCGGCAGGTGAGCGCTTTATCAATACTTTGCAGGTAGCGATCCCTGACAGCAACCCAGCCCAACTCCAGCAAGCGCTAACATTGGCGGCAAAGCAGCCTGACCAAATGAGCTTACTAGGATTTTTAGAGTCTTTTCCAGCAAAAACCGTCACCATTGATGCTTCTTCAGTCATCACCCTGGCTTCGCAAATGAACTTACCGTACTGGCAAAGTCAGACCCTGAGCTCCATCGTCGATCGCGATTTAACCGTTAAAGGAAAACCTTTGCCTACTGACTTAGACCCCACTCAGCCTGGTAAAAGCTGGGTGCAGCATCAAACGATCGCCATGCGCGACTATACGCGCGATCGCACCGTTCCTGTAGATATTTACTGGGGTAGCGAAACCCAAGGGCCCTTAATCATTTTGTCCCATGGGTTTGGAGCAGACCGCCGATTCTTAACTTATCTTGCCGAGCATTTAGCGTCCCATGGACTCACTGTTGCAGCATTAGAGCATCCGGGCAGCAGTGTAGCCTGGTTAACCAGCAGCGATATGGGTCAATCGACAGCAAAGGGAAATAACCTGCTGCCTGCCACCGAATTTGTCGATCGCCCCAAAGATGTATCATTTGTGCTCGATCGTCTCAGCCAGCTTGATCAATTTTCGGCACACCTGCGAGGCAAGTTTAACACCGAAGAAGTAACGCTGATTGGGCATTCTCTAGGAGGTTACACTGCCTTGGCACTCGCAGGCGCAAAGCTCAACCTGAAGCGCCTGCGAGCCTTCTGCGACGACCCTAACCCAGTCGTTTTCTCCCCTGCCGATTTGCTGCAATGCAACGCTGCCGACTTACCCGATCCCCCTCTTAATTTACAAGATAATCGGATTAAGCAAGCCATCACGCTCAACCCTGTGATTGGACGACTGTTTGATGAAACGGGTCTAGCCCAAGTACAAATCCCCACCCTCATGCTGGCAAGCACCGATGATGGCATTACCCCAGCAGTGAGTCAGCAGTTTTTGCCGTTTACACAACTGCAAACCTCAAAATATCTCCTTACCGCGATCGGGGGCACCCATCTCAGTGCGGGTGATCCCACGAACTTGAACCAGAGTTTGACCCAAAGCATTTTTATCAGAGAGCGATCGGCAGAAGCCACAGAACCACTACGAAATTTACTCAAGGGAGTGAGCCTTGCTTTTATTAAACAACGGACTCCCCAAGCCAAAGAATACGTTCCTTTTCTGAAGCCTACCTATGCGCAGTCTTTCTCTACAGAGACTTTGAAGCTACGATTGAATGCAGATTTGCCCCCAAATTTTTCTAACTGGCTAAGAGTGGCGGCACTGCCGATGGAGAAATTAGTTGCCAGTACGCTGCCTTCTCGTCAGACAGAGCAATGTACTGAAAATTTAGAGTGTTTACTCAACCATAGCCTTCCTTTAGTCATGTTTATCCTGCCAGGAGATTTCCCGCTTATGGGGCATCCCTTCCGTCAATTTCGCCGCCAGCGCAAAAAAACAACCCCAAAAAAATCAGGGCGCAATGATACTTGA
- a CDS encoding glycosyltransferase — protein sequence MPIPIIEPAESSFQPDVSVVIPIYNGEDDLPALLECLRSQTYPAHLTEYLLVDNGSRDRTLAILQANPQVRTLSETQIQSSYAARNTGIRAAKGSIIAFTDADCRPHSGWLTELVQPFVNPTVAIVAGEILALPGHTLLERYADRHETLSQKHTLAHPFCSYGQTANLAVRRQIFEQVGLFRPYLTTGGDADLCWRILLQQNSLQPDSLQASPWQLQFAASAIVRHRHRSTLAELRSQWQRYGRSNRYLHDLHGISLTKEMSRRDYLYRWSRWLLKEVPIAAKNKLMQSSVPNFIDVLLDTPITLICGQARAQGQRQARLEDAARAIVEMENDR from the coding sequence ATGCCGATTCCTATAATTGAGCCAGCCGAGTCAAGCTTTCAGCCTGATGTTTCTGTGGTAATTCCGATTTATAACGGTGAGGATGATTTGCCAGCATTGCTGGAATGCTTACGATCGCAAACCTATCCTGCCCATTTAACAGAGTATTTGTTGGTGGATAACGGCAGCCGCGATCGCACTCTGGCGATTCTGCAAGCCAATCCACAAGTCCGCACTCTCAGCGAAACTCAAATCCAAAGCTCCTACGCGGCGCGTAATACAGGTATCCGAGCGGCAAAAGGTAGCATTATCGCGTTCACCGATGCCGATTGTCGTCCCCATTCTGGCTGGCTCACTGAATTAGTTCAACCGTTTGTCAATCCGACTGTCGCTATTGTTGCCGGAGAAATTTTGGCGCTTCCAGGTCACACTTTGCTAGAACGATACGCCGATCGCCACGAGACACTCTCTCAAAAGCACACCCTTGCCCATCCCTTTTGCTCCTACGGACAAACGGCAAACCTAGCGGTGCGACGACAGATATTTGAACAAGTGGGGCTCTTTCGTCCCTATTTAACCACGGGGGGTGATGCCGACCTTTGCTGGCGGATTCTTCTTCAACAAAACAGCCTTCAACCAGATAGCCTTCAAGCCAGCCCTTGGCAATTGCAGTTTGCGGCAAGTGCGATCGTGCGGCATCGACATCGCTCGACTCTGGCAGAACTGCGTAGCCAATGGCAAAGATACGGGCGATCGAATCGATATCTCCATGATCTCCATGGCATCAGCTTGACTAAAGAGATGAGTCGGAGAGATTATTTATACCGTTGGAGTCGTTGGCTACTGAAAGAGGTGCCGATCGCTGCTAAGAATAAATTAATGCAGTCTAGTGTACCTAATTTTATCGATGTATTACTGGATACTCCCATCACTTTAATATGCGGACAAGCCCGCGCCCAAGGACAACGGCAAGCTAGGTTGGAGGATGCAGCACGGGCGATCGTAGAGATGGAAAATGATAGATAA
- the purU gene encoding formyltetrahydrofolate deformylase: MSKPSVSPTATLLISCPDQRGLVAKFASFIYSNGGNIVHADQHTDFSAGLFLTRIEWQLEGFNLPREVIAPAFRAIAQPLNAQWQLHFSDAQPRIAIWVSRQDHCLFDLIWRHRAGEFAAEIPLILSNHLHLQSTAEQFGIAYHHVPITPDNKAEQEYKQLELLKEYCIDLVVLAKYMQILSPSFVAQFSNIINIHHSFLPAFAGANPYQRAYERGVKIIGATAHYVTKDLDEGPIIEQDVVRVSHRDQVPDLIRKGKDLERMVLARAVRLHLQNRVLVYDNRTVVFE, from the coding sequence ATGTCGAAGCCCAGCGTTTCACCGACTGCAACCCTGTTGATTTCTTGCCCCGATCAGCGAGGGCTGGTGGCAAAGTTTGCCAGCTTTATTTACTCCAATGGTGGCAATATCGTTCATGCTGATCAGCATACTGACTTTTCGGCAGGGTTGTTTTTAACCCGAATTGAGTGGCAGCTTGAAGGATTTAACTTGCCCCGTGAGGTGATTGCACCCGCATTTCGAGCGATCGCCCAGCCCCTCAATGCCCAGTGGCAGCTTCACTTTTCTGATGCGCAACCCCGCATTGCAATCTGGGTCAGCCGCCAAGATCATTGCCTGTTTGACTTAATTTGGCGACACCGGGCAGGCGAATTTGCTGCGGAAATTCCTCTGATTCTCAGCAATCATCTCCATTTGCAAAGCACCGCCGAGCAATTTGGTATTGCCTATCACCACGTTCCCATCACACCCGACAATAAAGCCGAACAAGAATATAAACAGCTTGAGTTACTAAAAGAGTACTGTATCGATCTAGTGGTGCTGGCGAAATATATGCAAATTCTGAGTCCTAGTTTTGTGGCTCAATTCTCTAACATCATTAACATTCATCACTCATTTCTACCTGCCTTTGCCGGAGCTAATCCTTACCAGCGCGCCTACGAACGGGGTGTAAAAATTATTGGCGCAACAGCCCACTACGTCACGAAAGACCTAGATGAAGGCCCCATTATTGAGCAGGATGTAGTACGGGTGAGTCACCGTGATCAAGTGCCCGACCTCATTCGCAAAGGCAAAGATTTAGAGCGGATGGTCTTGGCAAGAGCCGTTCGGCTGCATCTTCAGAACCGAGTGCTGGTTTATGATAACCGGACAGTGGTGTTTGAGTAG
- the wecB gene encoding UDP-N-acetylglucosamine 2-epimerase (non-hydrolyzing) — protein MSQPQQPIRVCIILGTRPEAIKLAPVIQQFRKNPLFDTQVVLTGQHKEMVAQVMQLFDLQADHDLAIMQHGQTLTDITCRSLRGLETLFKELKPQMVLVQGDTTTALAAAIAAFYQQIPVGHVEAGLRTDDIYNPFPEEANRRLISQITQLHFAPTSLSVEHLERSGVVGKIYNTGNTVIDALLSVAARRLECPIPELDWSQHRVILSTVHRRENWGEPLKDIAQGFLRVLEKFPDAALVLPLHRNPTVREPLTAILGDHPRVFLTEPLDYGDLVSAMQRCYLLLTDSGGLQEEAPSLGKPVLVLRETTERPEAVMAGTAKLIGTSSDNIFREAADLLGNPESYRKMANAVNPFGDGHSSEQIVKIVEEYFGL, from the coding sequence ATGTCGCAGCCACAGCAACCTATTCGCGTCTGTATTATTTTGGGCACTCGCCCTGAGGCGATTAAGCTGGCACCCGTAATTCAGCAGTTTCGCAAAAACCCGCTGTTTGATACGCAAGTTGTATTAACTGGGCAGCACAAGGAAATGGTGGCGCAAGTCATGCAGCTATTTGATCTACAAGCTGATCATGATTTGGCGATTATGCAGCATGGGCAAACCTTGACGGATATTACCTGCCGGAGCTTGCGGGGGCTAGAGACGCTATTTAAGGAGCTAAAGCCGCAGATGGTGTTAGTGCAAGGTGATACAACTACAGCACTAGCAGCAGCGATCGCCGCCTTTTACCAGCAAATCCCAGTAGGGCACGTTGAAGCTGGACTCCGTACTGATGATATCTATAACCCTTTCCCAGAAGAAGCTAATCGCCGCCTCATTTCCCAAATCACCCAGCTTCACTTTGCCCCGACTAGCCTTTCGGTCGAGCATTTAGAGCGATCGGGCGTAGTCGGCAAAATTTACAACACAGGCAACACAGTTATTGATGCCCTGCTCAGCGTGGCAGCCCGTCGGCTCGAATGCCCCATTCCTGAATTAGATTGGAGCCAGCACCGCGTCATTCTTTCCACTGTCCACCGTCGCGAAAACTGGGGTGAACCTCTCAAAGACATTGCCCAAGGCTTCCTTCGGGTCTTAGAAAAATTTCCTGATGCTGCCCTAGTGCTGCCACTCCACCGCAACCCCACTGTGCGCGAACCCCTCACCGCCATTTTGGGCGACCATCCTAGAGTATTTTTAACCGAACCGCTCGATTACGGCGACCTGGTGAGCGCCATGCAGCGCTGCTATTTGTTGCTGACTGATTCGGGAGGATTGCAGGAAGAAGCGCCGAGCCTGGGTAAGCCGGTCTTGGTGCTGCGCGAAACGACGGAGCGTCCAGAAGCAGTCATGGCAGGGACGGCAAAGCTCATTGGCACTAGCTCAGACAATATCTTTAGAGAAGCGGCTGATTTGTTGGGGAACCCGGAGTCGTATCGAAAAATGGCGAACGCGGTTAACCCGTTTGGAGATGGGCATTCGTCGGAGCAGATTGTCAAAATTGTTGAGGAGTATTTTGGACTTTGA
- a CDS encoding DUF4340 domain-containing protein has translation MKIKPATLFLVLAALLLGGVVMVVGNQRPPEQTENDEGQQLFAFEEKQVQSLTVKTRLRSLKFERDQSGKWQMIEPDKAAASDASIAYLLGLLAGKSDRTFTALAGDRESFSFHQPLATINVVLNNQETHRLLLGGYDFNRSFIYALVDPPPALSGEIKVFLASPSFENAVDRPLEEWKELAPNPSPSESPSASPRVSPEASPEASPPPVSTSPEPSSAPSPTLSPEASSSPTP, from the coding sequence ATGAAAATTAAACCCGCGACTTTATTTTTAGTGTTGGCGGCGCTGCTGCTGGGCGGTGTGGTCATGGTGGTGGGCAACCAGCGTCCGCCAGAGCAGACTGAAAACGACGAGGGGCAACAGCTATTTGCTTTTGAGGAAAAGCAGGTGCAGTCGTTAACGGTGAAGACGCGGTTGCGATCGCTCAAGTTTGAGCGCGATCAAAGCGGCAAGTGGCAAATGATCGAACCTGATAAAGCTGCTGCTAGCGATGCTTCGATCGCCTATTTGCTCGGCTTATTAGCAGGTAAGAGCGATCGCACTTTCACAGCATTGGCTGGCGATCGAGAATCCTTCAGCTTCCACCAGCCCCTCGCCACCATTAATGTCGTGCTGAATAACCAGGAGACACACAGACTGTTGTTAGGCGGCTACGACTTCAACCGCAGCTTCATTTACGCCCTGGTTGATCCGCCCCCTGCTCTTTCAGGAGAGATCAAAGTATTTCTGGCTTCACCTAGCTTTGAAAATGCAGTCGATCGCCCGTTGGAAGAATGGAAGGAGTTAGCGCCTAACCCTTCGCCTTCGGAAAGCCCGTCAGCCTCCCCTAGAGTATCTCCCGAAGCCTCCCCCGAAGCCTCTCCGCCTCCGGTTTCAACCTCTCCAGAACCTTCCTCAGCACCCTCCCCAACTCTTTCTCCAGAAGCTTCATCCTCCCCTACCCCTTAG
- a CDS encoding Gldg family protein, with the protein MKLSAPNWKLLKYLFWLSPVLISAGLVVGVVNGSWGAVPLALITAGIVILGWWLMSGGQSRQPFWSGRSAQVGTNAILSTVAVLVIVGMINILAVRYSSRIDLTETRIFTLAPQTQQVVQTLKQPVKVWVFDTAPNPIDRELLDNYRRQNSQVSYEFVDPQAKPGIAQRLGVKSIGEVYLETGSARRLVQTVNPQQRLSERQLTSALVKITDARQQKVYFVQGHGERVLEAGQDGMSQAIARLGEENFTHETLNLIENSKVPDDASVVVVAGSERALLEKEVTILEDYLKRRSGLMLMIDPETDPKVGKLLEAWGVQLSDRIVVDPAGQASGLGAAVTIVNQYGDHPISKGLGNGISFYPLARPLATTSVSGVETVPFLFTSDRTQAQKLDKASGSVKADPADPSPPYAIGIAFSRLATEDLATTDSQAKPQSRLVVIGNSRFATDGLFEQQLNGNIFLNAVSWLSQSDDQVLAIRPREMKNRRIVMTLGQQISVALISMVLLPVLGFGAGAVMWWRRR; encoded by the coding sequence ATGAAACTTTCTGCCCCCAATTGGAAATTGCTGAAATATCTCTTCTGGCTTAGCCCTGTGCTGATTTCTGCTGGGTTGGTGGTGGGCGTAGTCAACGGGAGTTGGGGGGCAGTGCCGCTGGCGTTAATTACTGCTGGAATAGTAATTCTGGGCTGGTGGTTGATGTCGGGAGGACAATCGCGGCAGCCTTTCTGGAGTGGGCGATCGGCGCAGGTTGGTACCAACGCAATTCTGTCTACAGTGGCGGTTTTGGTGATTGTGGGAATGATCAATATTTTGGCAGTGCGCTATTCTAGCCGCATTGATTTAACCGAAACTCGCATCTTTACCCTGGCACCTCAAACGCAGCAGGTTGTGCAGACGCTAAAGCAGCCCGTCAAAGTTTGGGTATTTGATACGGCTCCAAATCCAATCGATCGAGAGCTTTTGGATAACTATCGGCGGCAGAATAGCCAGGTGAGCTATGAATTTGTTGACCCTCAAGCAAAGCCAGGGATTGCCCAGCGGTTGGGCGTTAAGTCAATTGGGGAAGTGTATTTAGAAACGGGTAGCGCTCGGCGTCTGGTGCAAACGGTTAACCCTCAGCAACGCCTGTCGGAACGGCAATTGACAAGCGCCTTAGTCAAGATTACCGACGCGCGGCAACAGAAGGTTTACTTTGTGCAAGGGCACGGTGAGCGCGTGCTAGAGGCGGGTCAAGACGGCATGTCACAGGCGATCGCCCGTTTAGGCGAAGAAAATTTTACCCATGAAACATTGAATTTAATTGAAAATTCTAAAGTTCCTGATGACGCTTCAGTGGTGGTTGTAGCAGGTTCAGAACGGGCGTTACTAGAAAAGGAGGTGACCATTCTAGAAGATTATCTGAAGCGCCGAAGCGGGTTAATGCTGATGATTGATCCGGAAACCGACCCAAAAGTAGGCAAGCTGCTGGAAGCTTGGGGCGTACAGTTGAGCGATCGCATCGTGGTTGATCCGGCGGGGCAAGCGTCGGGCTTGGGAGCAGCGGTGACAATTGTCAATCAATATGGCGACCATCCCATTAGTAAAGGGTTAGGCAACGGGATTTCGTTTTATCCCTTGGCGCGACCCTTGGCGACCACTTCTGTTTCAGGCGTAGAAACGGTGCCGTTCTTGTTCACCAGCGATCGCACCCAAGCCCAGAAGCTAGATAAAGCCTCTGGCAGCGTTAAAGCTGATCCTGCCGATCCATCGCCACCTTACGCGATTGGCATTGCCTTCAGTCGCTTAGCAACAGAAGATCTTGCCACCACAGATTCACAGGCAAAACCTCAGTCTCGTCTGGTGGTAATCGGCAACTCTCGATTTGCAACAGATGGACTGTTTGAGCAGCAGTTAAACGGCAATATTTTCCTCAATGCTGTGAGTTGGTTAAGTCAAAGCGATGATCAAGTCTTAGCCATTCGCCCCAGAGAAATGAAAAATCGCCGTATTGTCATGACGTTAGGGCAGCAGATTAGCGTGGCGTTGATTTCAATGGTGTTGCTCCCTGTTCTGGGCTTTGGGGCTGGAGCCGTAATGTGGTGGAGAAGAAGGTAA
- a CDS encoding ABC transporter permease produces MKTVFNNVVAIYRRELQSYFSSPFAYVIAGVFWLLSGFFFIAILLGPDGLIAQVANRDAQGITEPVDVPYQFLSVYLGVLGSLSLFILPILSMGLYAEERKRGTLELLATSPITNWAVALGKLLGVVTFFLTLILPLLVYEAIALSASDPPIQPTVLLLGHTGLILLAAAVLSLGMFISSLTDSTILAAILTFALILFLWVVDLVATGIGGALGGALGHLSLVKNYTNLVQGTLDPSSIVVFVSYIVLGLFLTAQAIEAFRFQRS; encoded by the coding sequence ATGAAAACCGTCTTTAATAACGTTGTTGCAATTTACCGTAGAGAACTTCAAAGCTATTTTTCTTCACCGTTTGCTTATGTTATTGCAGGCGTTTTTTGGCTGCTGAGTGGATTCTTTTTTATTGCAATTCTGTTGGGGCCCGATGGTTTAATTGCTCAGGTTGCCAACCGAGATGCGCAGGGAATTACTGAGCCTGTAGATGTGCCGTATCAGTTTCTGAGCGTGTATTTGGGTGTATTGGGTTCTCTCTCGTTGTTTATTCTGCCGATACTGTCAATGGGGCTATACGCCGAAGAAAGAAAACGCGGTACATTGGAATTATTGGCAACATCTCCTATTACAAATTGGGCGGTGGCATTAGGTAAATTATTGGGTGTGGTAACGTTCTTTTTAACGCTAATTCTGCCATTGTTAGTGTATGAGGCGATCGCTCTTTCTGCTTCCGATCCACCTATTCAACCCACCGTTCTTTTACTAGGACACACTGGATTAATTTTGCTAGCCGCTGCCGTATTATCCTTAGGAATGTTTATTTCTTCCTTGACCGACAGCACCATTCTGGCAGCGATTCTTACCTTTGCGCTCATTTTGTTCCTGTGGGTGGTCGATTTGGTTGCAACAGGCATCGGTGGGGCGTTAGGCGGCGCGTTAGGACATTTATCATTAGTGAAGAACTACACGAACCTGGTTCAAGGGACTTTAGACCCTAGCAGCATTGTGGTTTTTGTTAGCTATATTGTTTTGGGATTATTCTTGACGGCTCAAGCCATTGAGGCATTTCGGTTTCAGCGGTCTTAA
- a CDS encoding ABC transporter ATP-binding protein: MIQVEQLSKIYGDTPAIQDVTFEVEKGEILGFLGPNGAGKTTTMRILTGYLPATSGVAKIAGFDVHEDSMEVRRRIGYLPETPPLYPDMTVEGFLHFVARIKGVSAGDRPTRVKLAIQRCNLQEKQKVLIRKLSKGFRQRVGIAQAIVHDPPAIILDEPTVGLDPRQIIDVRNLIKSLAGEHTIILSTHILPEVSMTCSRVAIINRGRVVATNTPDQLMAQLRSGSAYELEINGDFEVLQPRLRNIPGVKTAELMTGSDLLGNRYRVQVALEPGTDPGREISAAIVGMGLGLYEMKRIQVSLEDVFLELTTEEKPLTEGEIENGDEQERSLPTNQSLDSSIISPISQNSNQSTDQPAEGAQRS; encoded by the coding sequence ATGATTCAAGTTGAGCAACTCAGCAAAATCTATGGCGATACCCCCGCCATTCAAGATGTGACGTTTGAGGTAGAAAAAGGGGAAATTTTAGGCTTTTTAGGGCCAAATGGCGCGGGCAAAACTACAACAATGCGCATTTTGACAGGATATTTGCCTGCCACTAGCGGGGTTGCCAAAATTGCCGGGTTTGATGTGCATGAGGATTCGATGGAGGTGCGCCGACGAATTGGCTATTTGCCAGAAACGCCGCCGCTGTATCCTGACATGACGGTGGAAGGATTTTTGCATTTTGTGGCGCGCATTAAAGGGGTGTCGGCTGGCGATCGCCCAACTCGGGTCAAGCTGGCGATTCAGCGTTGCAACTTGCAAGAGAAACAAAAGGTGTTAATTCGCAAGTTGTCTAAAGGGTTTCGGCAGCGAGTTGGTATTGCCCAAGCGATCGTTCATGATCCTCCCGCCATTATTTTAGATGAGCCAACCGTGGGGCTTGATCCGAGGCAGATTATTGATGTGCGCAACCTCATTAAAAGTTTGGCTGGGGAACATACCATTATTTTGTCTACGCATATTTTGCCAGAGGTGAGCATGACCTGTAGCCGGGTAGCCATCATTAACCGAGGCAGGGTGGTTGCCACCAATACCCCTGATCAACTGATGGCGCAACTCAGGAGTGGCTCGGCGTATGAACTGGAGATCAATGGTGATTTTGAGGTGCTTCAGCCCAGGCTTCGCAATATTCCTGGGGTTAAAACTGCCGAACTCATGACCGGAAGCGATCTGCTGGGAAATCGGTATCGCGTTCAGGTGGCACTAGAACCGGGAACTGACCCAGGGCGAGAAATTTCGGCGGCGATCGTGGGAATGGGGCTAGGGCTTTATGAAATGAAGCGAATTCAGGTCAGCTTAGAGGATGTATTTTTAGAGTTGACGACAGAAGAGAAACCCCTGACAGAAGGAGAAATTGAAAACGGGGACGAGCAGGAGCGATCGTTGCCCACTAATCAGTCTCTAGATTCATCCATCATTTCACCCATAAGTCAGAACTCGAATCAATCTACAGACCAACCTGCAGAAGGAGCACAGCGGTCATGA